Within the Mustela lutreola isolate mMusLut2 chromosome 2, mMusLut2.pri, whole genome shotgun sequence genome, the region ATCTTCCTGCGTGTGTGCCAGCTccgtctctctgccaaataagttttaaaatatcttttttttttttaagattttatttatttatttgacagagatcacaagtaggcagagaggcaggcagagagagaggaggaagcaggctccccgctgagcagagagcccgatgtgggactccatcccacgaccctgggaccatgacctgagccgaaggcaaaagctttaacccactgagccacccaggcgcccctaaaaatatctttaaagataaataaaaaccaaaaccattgAATTATATGTttcaaatgggtgaattgtatctATCATTCATATATCATATCATACTATTCTATCCCTAATTCTAAAAATGGACAACTGTGCCTAATTGATTtcctcaattttcattttttaaaaaattttatttatttactctcgGAGAGAGCGAGACGGCGGGACCTGAGCCCAAGCTgcccacttaaccaactgaggcactcaggtgccccaattattcggtttttaaatgtaaagacgAGGTCGCCTCCCTCTCTATCCCCTGGAGGTTGGATCTAGGGGTAGTGACTGACCTGGGCGTCCGAGGCCCAACATTGTGGACCCACTGAGTTTACTGGCCCCGTCCTTTTCTGTAAAACTGGAACCTGGGTCAAGAGAGTGAGGCACTCACGTTGGACCGAAAATACAcgaaagggcaaaaaaaaaaaaaccccaaacaacccAAACACCCCAAAAAGCAACAGTCGCGGAGGTAAAtactattttattgaaataaatttaaaaatcaaaagtaatgcccaaaaccccacaaaacacCGCCACCCACGGTATCGGAAATAACATTTTGGATAAAGGCAGGAAGCACTGACTCAGTTTCCCCggctgagaaaggaaaagagggggcGGGAGCAGGAAACCTCAAGGCCCCCCGCAGTCCCCTTcccgcggggggcggggcgcgctgccctcctcccccgccccggccccgccccggccccggccccggccccgcccctgccccgccccgccccggcccgtcCATCATTCGCCGCTACGCTCCCCTCGCCCAATAAGAGCTCGCCGCCGCTCCCCTCTGGCCAATAGGAATTGGTCTTCCCGAGAGGGGCGGGACTGGCTCCGGTACCTCCCCGCGGCTCTGGGCCCACACAGGGCCGGCCCGGGTATCTAGAGGACCCAGCCGGGACCTAGGGGGACGTGGGAATTCTTCTAGGCCCTGACATAGGGGTGCGGTCTCCTCCTGAAGGAGAGGCCCCATCTCCCTAGGTAGACATCGCCTAGTCGGACAAGGGCTCcgttttttgggggggtctgtCCCCAAATAGACTCCCCACCCCGGAGCCAAGGATCGGGTCTGCCCTTGGCCGCGCGCGTCCCTCTCCTTGCAACAACGGAAAACGAGTAGGTCTTGTCCCCATTCACAacttacaggtggggaaactgaggctcggggcCCCAAGACCCTTGTCCAGGGTCCCCCACCACGGCTGGTGTATCTGCTCGGCTCCTGGGCAGCCTTTGTCGGCCTCCGCGGGACTGACACCTGGAACGGATGTTTCTTGGTTGTGGGGCGTCCTGAGCACTGGGGGGTCCTGGCCGCATCCCTGGCCCCCACCCGCTCCACTCCGGGAGCACTCCCTGGAGCTGAAACAACCAAAAAATGTCCCCAGGCATCACCTGTGTCCCCTGGGGAGCAGACTCACTCCCAGGTGAGACCCCCTGGGTCAGGAGGTCCCACTGACCCCCAGGAGACTGCGTTCTGCAGCCATCGGGCTCCAGAGGTCCTGGGACACTGCACGCGCTTCACGACACACGCTGAGTGGGGGCGACTCACAGATGCTGGGATCGCCCTGGTTTGTACCCTCTGACCCCAGGGATTTACTCTTGTGTCCAGCGTGAGCAGAGACCAGACTCAATCTTTTTCCCAAATAATTAATGCAGGGTTTGTCCCCCTTGGCCCTGCTGACATTCTGGGCAGATCAGTCTCTGTGGGAGTGCCCTGAGCACTGTGTGGGGGGTGGTCAGCAGCATGCCTGGCCCCCACCCCCTCGGAGGCAGGAGCATCCCAGTCCTGCCGACTACAGACATCTCCAGACACTGCAAATGTGGGGGAGCAAAGGGCCTGGTTCTTGAAGTTGAGGGGCGGGGTGGCCCTGGACCCCCCTGGGAGGCCGGTTGAAACAGAGATGTCTGGAGCCCAGCCTAGAGTTTCCGATTCAGCAAGTGCAGGTTGCAGcccgagaatctgcatttctgaaGGGGAGTGCGCTATAGAGGTCCCTTGGGAGGGCACCCCTGTTTCTCTGAGTGACGTGAAGCAGGCGCCGGGTCCcttgatggggtgggggggcaagacTATGGGTGTGGATGTGTTGGGACTCCCCCAGGTCCCTTCTGCTGATCAGGACTGAAGCCAGGGATTGGGACGTGCTGCCTTTGGTAGGTAAGTGACAACAGTGCTGGGGGATCCTTAGCGGCTGGGCAGGCTGCACGGGCCAGGGAAGGTAGACGCCCCTGTGCTGTGTCTTGTGGAGTGGACATTCTCGATAAAAAAGCTATCGCCAGGGAATAACGAGTGCTGGGAAGACTATCAGACCAAAGGGTAGGCTCCTCAAAATAGGGCTTCTCCTGACATTCCAGTCCCACATGGCCAGGCTTTGGGCGAGGTTCATTGGAACTGTGTACCCCTGGGGTGCATGTCCAGCCCCAAGAATCGTGAAGAGGTCATTTCAAGGTTGTGGAACTTAGGCCCTGTTTGGAAACGGTACCTCCTCAATGCCAGCAAACCCCACCTTGGGGTGTGAGCGGGGAAGGCACACGCATAAACCTGATCATAAGTGTCAAATGACCAAAAGGACGGGGCTGCggtgttttctcatctataaaacgaggatacttggggcccctgggtggctcagtcattaagtgtctgccttcagctcaggtcatagttccagggtcctgggacggagtcccgcattgggggggggtccctgctcagagggaagcctgcttctccccctgctcatgttccctctctcgttgtctctcgccctctgtgaaataaataaataaaatctttaaaaaataaaataaaataaaatgaagatacttCTGCCCTGCCATATAGGATTGCCATGAGGACAAAGGAGATGATAAGTGCCTCGAaaggtgtgttgggggggggatgCCCTCTGGAAATATGCATCAGGACGAATTGTTGTCTcagccctggggcctgggaaCGCAGAGAACCAGGTGGGTTCTATCATTCTGTGCAACGTAAGGGTTAAAGAGATGTGAGCAAAGGACTGGGTTTTAGAACTTCAGGACttggtttgtttttcagaaaCGAATGTTTTCTGGCCCCGGGGGAAGTGACAGATGGTTGGCGTGTGATCAGTCCTGCGGCTGCAGGAGCGTCAGAGGGGCCCAGAGCTCTCGAGGTCGATTCGCTTGTGAAGAGACCTGCTGGGGGCAGCTGCGTGTCCTAGAATATTCAGGAAGCCGGATGTGGCAACTTTCCCTCCTTGTGGAACCCCAATGGCTTTGATCTGGCTTCCCTGAGCATTGAAGGACGcgctccccccacctgccccacatTTCCAGGAAGAGTCTGGTCTGAGGACCCCCGCAGAGTGGGAAGCACCTGGCCCACACCAACGTCACGAGCGCCCTTGGACATCGACAGGGTGATGACCAACAGAAGTGAGCGTCGCCCCGCTTGGCATGAGGAACGTTGATTTTCACCCCAGCCCCGCGGAGAGAGGGGCAGGCCTGTGGGAAGCTCTTCCCTTCCCCGGACTCATTCGTTGACTGCCTTGTGGACAGGGAAGAGCTTCTGGGCACCCAGCCTGCGTAGCTGACTCAGGCCCCCCACACTCCAGGTCACTTTCTGCGGCCACTCTGCTTACAAGTGGGCAGCCAGTCCCCAGGTTTTCCCAACGTGTTGGTTCTGGACCCGAGTTGCCTGTCGCTGTGAGTTTTGAGGATCGTGGGACTTGTGAAGGTGCTACATGATGAACAGATGGGACCCTATTGATGGAAGCTCTGGGTTTATAAAGGACTGAAATCATTAACTCCGATTAGCTTAAGGTCCTAACAACCACACCCAACAAAACGCAGAAAGCACCGGGGCTCCCGATGTGTGCAGGGCTAGACCCAGGCACTCAGCGTTTTGGGATCTGCTCTCTTCTGTTTGGGTTTAATTCCCAGACAAACTCCACCACTGGGTGGTAAAAACTACTGCAGGAAGCTCTGGGCTTCAACCCTATAGCACAAGGAGAAGAActctgcttgtttttctttttcttttcttttttttttaaagattttatttatttgacagagagagagagagatcacaagtaggcagagaggcaggcagagagagagagagggaagcaggctccctgccgagcagagagcccgatgtggggctcgatcccaggaccctgagatcatgacctgagccaaaggcagaggcttaacccactgagccacccgggtgcccgtCTGCTTATATTTCAAGCAAAATCCCAAGGCTGATTCTCATTGGTGCCATTGAGTCATAGTccgttgcttttttttttttttttttaagatttatttgtcagagagagagagacagacagacagacagagacaggcagagagagaagtaggctccctgccaagcaaggagctcgatgcagggctccatccaggaccctgggatcacgacctgagccaaaggcagacgcgtcaccgactgagccacgcaggtgctccaGGATCCTTCCCTTTTTGAGGCTGAATCATATCCCAGTATCTGGATGGACCACGTTCCgtttatccatttacccattACTGGAATTCTCACCCTTTATCTGTGAACATGGCTGGGCTGGAATCCTTTTGGGTCCCTGCTTTCCGTTCCCCGGTGTGTGTATCTAGACTTGGAATTGCTGGGCCACGGGGTTGTTCTCTTGGGAAATCTGCCAAACTGCCTTTCACATgcccacctgtatgtcttctcgCCTACGGAGAGACTAGAAACTGGAGGGACAAGGGGCGCCCGGCTGGagcagttggtggagcatgcgacAACTGATCTTGGGCCGATgtgtctgagccccacatcgggtgtaaagctaacttaaaaaaaaaaaagggcagattctggggcgcctgggtggctcagtgggttaagcctctgcctttggctgaggtcatgatcccagggtcccgggatcaagccccacatcgggctctctgctcggcggggagcctgcttccccctctctgtgcctgcctctctgcctccttgtgatcgctctctgtcaaataaataaataaatctttaaaaatatacgtAGAAAATACAttgaggaggattttttttttcgaCATGCAGAAAACCCAGTCTTTGCTTCTAACACCATGCCCGCCAAGCACcgtggaatggaaaaaaaaatcatcagcaGCAGAACAGGCGCTCTGGGCCGGTGCGAGGGGCACATCCAGGGCGGAAGAGAACGGAAGCCACGTGACTCGGACTGGGATTTGGGGGGCGGAAAGGAAGGGGACCGGCCGGAGCGAACGTGTTTCCCGCGAATACACCGGGGCAGGGGGGGACGCTTCGCCGCCGACGGGGGCCCTGCGGGGTTGAGCCTGGGACGCGGGCCGGGGCGGCAGGAACCCGCGGAGGCGGGGGGCCGCCCCTCCCGGCCGACCCGGGGCTCCGGGGCTCCCGCAGGCGGGAAACAGGCAGACGGAGGACACGGGAAATGCCCCCCTCGGGGCGCTTCGAGATCCGGACTTCCCTCGGGCTCAGCACCGGGCGCCGCCCGGGTCCCCCAACCTGCGCGCCGCGGCACCGGGCGCCGAGGGACCCCCCGGCCGCCGGCTCGGGCGCCGCGCGCGcatccccgcccccgcccccgccgccgcggAGGTCCCCAGACGTCGCCCGACGTGCAGAACCGCTGGGCTCAGGGTTTCACCACGACGAACACCTGGAGCTGCTCCTGCAATTAGCACGTTTTGGCGAAAAGAGCCAAGAGGCCCCTTTGGCCCGCTGTACAGACGGGAACACCGAGGCCAACCATCGCCCAATCCCGGGCCACTATGCGAGGCTGACCCCCACCCCGGTCCCTGAGGACAGCCCTTCTGAAGCCACGCGGCAGCAGCCAACTGGGTGTCGGGTCCGCCTCTGCCTCCGTCTCCCTCGTCCAATTTCCCCAACGGCCCCCGCCGTCCCCTTCGCCCAGTGGGGTCTCGAACCCTCAACTCAGCTCTCCCCGCGCTCCCGCGTGTCTCGGGAGCGGCGCTCGGGAGATGGGCGGTGCTCCGCGGCCCGGCGCGCAGCCTTGTGGGGATTGTAGTCCCGGTCCCCGCCCCTGTGCCGCGCCGACCCCGCCCCTGGAACTACGCTCCCGTCGTGCCCCGCGGCGCGGGCGGAGGCGGGGCAGGCGGTCGGTTGCTAAGCCTTGGGAGGCGCTGCGCTCGCGTGCGGTTCTTCAGGTAAGCGCGGGGTCCCGGGGTCTCGGCTCTTACGGCCCCGGCTCCCACGGACGGCGAGCCGGGGTGGTGACGGGCGCGGGGGAAAGCGTATCTCGGCTGGCGGGGAACGCCGGCCGTGCCCGGCGCCAGGAGGCTGCCGGGGGCATCGGCGCGTTGCGCGTGCGCGTGGGGCGGTCGGGCCGCCGGCCGCCGCTGCCCCGCCGTCGGCCttgtgcgcgtgcgcgcgcccCTGCGGCCGCGGGCTGGAGGCCCCGTACGCCCGGCGGCTCCGCTCGCCCCCCAACCCCCGCGCGCGTGCCCGGGGTCGTCGCGGCCAGCCCCCGCCTCCGGCGCCTCCGGGTCCCGCGCGTGCTGGCGCCCCGCCCCTGCAGGCCTCTTCACGTCGTAAACGGGCGCTGCCCTGGCGCTTACCGACAGCGTGCGTGGCCCGGGGCTCGGCCTGGCCTGGCCCGGGCTGCACCCCGCGCGCCCGACCCCCTCGGACGCCCCGCCGTCGGAGAACTCCGTATCAGCAGCGGGGAGCTCGTTCGGGTGCAGGTGGCAGCTCCCCGCCTCCGCGCTGGGCCAGGAGCCGCCCGGGTTCCGCCCTCGGAACCAGCACCGAACCAGCACCTCGCGCGCTGCGGGCGGGCCTGGGACTCCAGCCCTGGCTGTCCTGTTCAGGGCTGCCTGCGTTCCGGGGCCAGCTGCGGGTCACCGCCTCCGAGGAGCCCTCCTTGACTCACCCACCgtctccacccacccacccccgacCCCGGGCATCACTGGACCCGGGCCGTTGTGGGGTCTCGTGTGGGTTTCGTCCCTTTCTGCCTCCGACAGCCCCTCGTGATGGTGTTGGATTCCCGTTTTTCAGAGGGGGACGTTGAGGCTGGGGCTTAGGCCTGGGGTCCCGGGTTTCACACCCGGCTTCTGGCCTGCCTTCCTAATCCAGTGGGGAGACGGGGCGTCGAGCCTGAGTTTACTGGGTGTTGCCTGCAGGGAGACTCCGCTGCCTGAATCAGTGCCATTTCCTGATTCCCTTGAGCACCAGAGTCTTCGGGACTTCCAGGGCACCCCTTCTGTGGTGGGGCGACACTGGGGGGGGCGGGTAATCCTAAGCTGCCGGACACTTGTGTTAGGGTCTTATGTCCCTGGCCCACCTGTGGGGGCTCCCATGTGCAGTTGAGGCTCCCTCCTCCTGGTCTAGGACTTAGTGCCTGAGGCAGAGGCACTGGGACCCTGCATCGTCGGTTCTGAGCCGGCTGTGGCTGCCCCCGGACGGGCCAGGGTTGGCACTGAGCTGCGTGAGCATAGCAGATGGTGTGCGGGGGGTGTGGAGGTGGCTGGGTGCCTGGAGCCGGGCCTTGATCTCAAGCTTCGGGGATGAGAGAGGAGCCGGGTGCCCCAGAGGCCTCCAGCCCGCTGCACGTCCCTGCTGGCTGAAACAGCCCTGGTGCGCGGACCCTGTTTGCCACTGGACTGGCGCTGCCCTCTGGACGTTGGGCTTGGGAGCTCAGGCAGGGACCTCGTCTCCAGAAGCTGTTCACTCCTTATCTGTGGAATGGCCCGGAGGCAGCCCGAGAGCTGGTCGGATCCCGACTCCGCCTTCCCTGCCTGGTGGCTCCAGGAAGTCCTTCCAGCTCACAGAGCCTCGGCTTGTCCTGCAGAAAGGGGCCAGCCCCCGAGCTCCCTTCTGGGTCACTGGGAGGACACGTGGCGGCTGCAGTACCAGCAGCTGTCATCCGAGGCCTAGGGCCTTGTTTGGAGTCTGCTGACTTGGCAACTGCCCGGTGCCCTCACCCCTCCCTTTTTGTTAGTGGCTTCACCGAGGGgcagttcacccatttaaaatggaccgatctgggcacctgggtggctcagtgggttaagccgctgccttcggcttgggttgtgatctcagggtcctgggatcgagtcccgcgtcgggctctctgctcagcagggagcctgcttcctcctctctctctctgcctgcctctctgcctacttgtgatctttctctgtcaaataaataaataaaatctttaaaaaaaaaataaaatggaccgATCTGTGGTTTTTAGGACTTTTATGGAACCATCATCACAGTCTTGTTCCTGAACACTCCACCCACCCCCAGAAAAGCTCCATCCCCATTCGTAGTCACTTCTTACCCTCCACGAGCCCCCTTCCTGTCCGTGGAGGAGCCCGGTCTGGGTGTGTCACACGCGTGGACTCAGCCCGtgtggccttctgtgtctggtttcCTCCCTGAGTGTTGTGGGCTCGGGGTCTGTCCCTAGGGTGCATGGGGACACCTCACACCTACCTGCTGGCGGTCAGGAGCTGCTCCCGTGTATGGGGGCCCCACTGTGTGTAGGGGACCCACTGTGTGTCTCCACTTATCCATCGAAGGACGCTTGGGCCGTGTCCGCGTTCCGGGTGCCCTGAAGGCTCTGCTAAGAGCCCTCGTGTGCTCTTCGTCGTGAACGTGTGTTCTCGGAGCTCCAGGTGCGTGGCTGGGTGTGGAGTGGAGCAGCCGCAGGTCCGACAGAGACGCTGGGGCTTTGCCACCCTGCCTAGGGGCTGGCACCCCGGCCGGCAGCGTCCCGGGGTAGGCTTCCTTACTTGTTGGCTGTTCTGTTTTCATCAGAGTTGTACTCTCAGTGGGGCAGGTGGGGCGCGTGTTTTGCTGTGGAGACCTGGAGCTTTCGGGGTCCGTGCGGGCTGTGGGGTCCTGGGCGTGGCGTGTGCTGGGGGCGATTTAGAGTCGGCTCAGTGGGCCCTGCTGTGGGCCCTGCCTGGCACGGTGCCGTGCGTGTGCTGGGAGGCCTTCTGCGCCTTCCAGTCCCTCGTGGCTGCCGGCAGCACCCGGGCTCTGCGTGCTGACCCGACATGTATCATGAGCTCAGGACATAGCCTGGAGGGTGAGGCTGTCCTGTGCCTCCCAGCGGGGCTGGCTGATGAACACCCTCGGTTAGGGGTGGCCGAGGAGTGGGCTGGGAGGCGTGTTGTGAGACATGGAAGCCCCCGGTTGTCAGAGGGGATTCCAGCCCTTCCCTATCCACAGAGAAGGGGGCCAGTCTGCCCCGGATGCCAGCCGGCTGTGTGGTGTGGGCACATGGGGGCAGCAAGGATCCCCCACAGTCGCGTCGAGATGACCAGGCATTGGGGTCTGACCTTATCCGTGGCGGTCCCGACCACCAGGGGCACGATGCAAGGTCCGGACGTGATGTTACACGTTCTAGAAGCCGCCGTTCCCAAAgcgcagagaggcagggggaatgAGTGCTGGGACCTGGCAACCGGCCGGTGTGAAGACGAGTCCTGAGACCGTCCGTGGTCTTTTTCTCACTGGGTGAGACCTGGCGTGCATGTCCACAGTAGCCCGTGCCCCAGGGAGACAGAAGGTCAGTGCTGGGCTGAGTTCTGCAGACCAGGACTTGGCGGGATGTGAGCCCGAGCGCGGCCACCGGTGCACTCCGTGTGCGCGGACTCGGACGAGCCTTCGGATTCCGCACGCTCCCGGGACCTGGGTCGGATTGCTGCGCTCTGCCGGGGCCTCTGCAGCCGACGGATGAATGTCTGCTCCGGTCTCTGTCTCCCACAGTCGGAGCCGTGCCGAGGATGGAGGCAGCCCCGGGCCTTGGGGAGCAGCGTGTGGACGGCAACACTGGGAGCCcggagcccgagcccgagccaTGGCAAGCCGTCCCGGTCCTGTCCGAGCAGCAGTCCAGGGACGTGGAGCTGGTACTGGCCTACGCTGCGCCCATCCTGGACAAGCGGCAAACGTCGCGGCTTCTCAAGGAGGTGTCAGCCGTGCACCCACTGCCCGCGCAGCCTCACCTGAAGAGGGTGCGGCCCAGCCGCCGCGCCGGCCCGCATGCGCTCGAGATGCTGCTGTGCCTGGCGGGGCCAGCCGCCGGGGCCAGGTCGCTCGCCGAGCTCCTCCCGCAGCCGGCCGTGGACCCTCGTGGCCTGGGACAGCCCTTCCTGGTGCCTGTGCCAGCCCGGCCACCCCTGACCAGAGGCCAGTTCGAGGAGGCGCGTGCCTACTGGCCCACGTCCTTCCACGAGGATAGGCAGGTGACACGCGCCTTGGCCGGGCGGCTGTTCTCGGCGCAGGAGCGCACGGCGATGCAGGCCCACATGGAGCGGGCCGTGTGGGCAGCGCACCAGGCAGCCGCCAGGGGCCTCAGGGCGGTGGGAGCCGTGGTGGTGGACCCGTCCTCTGGCCGCGTGCTGGCCACGGGCCATGACTGCAGCAGCAGAGCCCGCCCCCTGCTGCACGCCACCATGGTGTGTATTGACCTGGTGGCTCAGGGCCAGGGCCGTGGCGCCTATGACCTCGGCCCCTTCCCCGCCTGCTCCTTCGCCCCGGCCGGTGCCCCCCAGGCTGTCCGTGTGGGCTCTGTGCGCAAGCTGGACGAGGACAGGGACGCGTGCACGGACAGCCTCCCCTATGTGTGCACGGGCTATGACCTGTACGTCACCCGCGAGCCCTGTGCCATGTGCGCCATGGCCCTGGTGCACTCGCGTGTGCAGCGCGTCTTCTACGGCGCCCCCTCGCCCGACGGCGCCCTGGGCACCCGTTTCCGCATCCACGCCCGGCCCGACCTCAACCACCGCTTCCAG harbors:
- the ADAT3 gene encoding probable inactive tRNA-specific adenosine deaminase-like protein 3, with the translated sequence MEAAPGLGEQRVDGNTGSPEPEPEPWQAVPVLSEQQSRDVELVLAYAAPILDKRQTSRLLKEVSAVHPLPAQPHLKRVRPSRRAGPHALEMLLCLAGPAAGARSLAELLPQPAVDPRGLGQPFLVPVPARPPLTRGQFEEARAYWPTSFHEDRQVTRALAGRLFSAQERTAMQAHMERAVWAAHQAAARGLRAVGAVVVDPSSGRVLATGHDCSSRARPLLHATMVCIDLVAQGQGRGAYDLGPFPACSFAPAGAPQAVRVGSVRKLDEDRDACTDSLPYVCTGYDLYVTREPCAMCAMALVHSRVQRVFYGAPSPDGALGTRFRIHARPDLNHRFQVFRGVLEAQCRRLDPDS